One genomic segment of Hippoglossus hippoglossus isolate fHipHip1 chromosome 22, fHipHip1.pri, whole genome shotgun sequence includes these proteins:
- the LOC117755591 gene encoding hypoxia-inducible factor 1-alpha-like isoform X2 — protein MSALVVHIVESEPVCRKSVADPLPVSRRVSSERRKEKSRDAARSRRGKESEVFYELAQQLPLPHSVSSSLDKASIMRLTISYLRMRKLLTSDEPVAEEETELDIQLNSSYLKALDGFLIVLSEDGDIIYLTENVNKCLGLAQFDLTGHSVFDFTHPCDQDELREMLIHRTGSKKTKESNTERSFFLRMKCTLTSRGRTVNVKSATWKVLHCSGHVRVYDTSTEQTSNGLKEPPVPYLVLICDPVPHPSNIEVPLDTKTFLSRHTMDMKFTYCDERITELMGYDPEDLLNRSVYEYYHALDSDHLTKTHHNLFAKGQVSTGQYRMLAKRGGFVWVETQATVIYNNKNSQPQCVVCLNFVLSGIQEEKLILSLEQTEDVMLVKKEQKRQEAEEKVLVESSLPDMSPTLLKEEEEELEAAAEEEEEEEEEEEEEAEKGPELDVIKLFTQASKARPLASLYDQLKEKPEALTLLAPAAGDTIISLDFSCPDSEMQLLKDVPLYNDVMLPSSSEKLALPLSPLPPSEPLNTRGGFKSEKSKAESYPPAPSTTITCHSSSEVRLSELQSFYIINYKCFAHLLICTETLMTFDISSLQADSPMDFCFPMDSDMSSDFKLDLVERLFAIDTEPKTPFNTQAMEDLDLEMLAPYIPMDDDFQLRSLTPEEPLTCGQVKSLKSSPVQVTQEVDSYPSSPFSAVGSSTASPAPLGPVIVAHLATIIAKR, from the exons ATGTCCGCTCTCGTGGTGCACATAGTGGAATCAGAACCAGTTTGTCGGAAGTCTGTGGCTGACCCGCTGCCTGTCTCCCGCAGAGTGAGCTCGGAGCGGAGGAAGGAGAAGTCCAGGGATGCGGCGCGAAGCCGGCGCGGGAAGGAGTCGGAGGTGTTCTACGAGCTGGCCCAGCAGCTGCCCCTGCCCCACAGCGTCAGCTCCAGCCTGGACAAGGCCTCCATCATGAGGCTCACCATCAGCTATCTGCGCATGAGGAAGCTTCTCACCTCTG ATGAGCCAGTGgcagaagaggaaacagagctGGATATCCAGCTAAACAGCTCCTACCTTAAGGCTCTAGATGGATTCCTCATTGTGCTGTCTGAAGATGGTGATATCATTTATCTCACTGAGAATGTCAACAAATGCCTCGGGCTGGCACAG TTTGACCTGACTGGACACAGCGTGTTCGACTTCACACATCCCTGTGACCAGGACGAGCTGCGGGAGATGCTCATCCACAGAACAG GCTCCAAAAAGACCAAGGAGTCAAACACAGAGCGCAGCTTCTTCCTCCGAATGAAATGCACTCTGACGAGCAGGGGCCGCACTGTCAACGTCAAGTCAGCTACATGGAAG GTTCTCCACTGCTCAGGTCATGTTCGTGTTTATGACACCAGCACTGAACAGACTTCTAACGGACTCAAGGAGCCACCTGTCCCCTACCTGGTTTTGATCTGTGACCCCgtcccccacccctccaacaTCGAGGTCCCCCTGGACACCAAGACCTTTCTCAGCCGCCACACGATGGACATGAAGTTCACGTATTGTGATGAGAG GATCACTGAGCTCATGGGTTATGATCCAGAGGACCTTTTGAATCGTTCTGTGTACGAGTACTATCACGCTCTGGACTCTGACCATCTCACCAAGACTCACCATAACT TGTTTGCAAAGGGCCAGGTCAGCACAGGACAATACCGGATGTTAGCTAAGAGAGGAGGCTTTGTGTGGGTGGAAACCCAAGCCACTGTCATCTACAACAACAAGAACTCCCAACCACAGTGTGTTGTCTGTCTCAACTTTGTGCTCAG TGGTATCCAGGAGGAGAAACTGATCTTGTCTCTGGAGCAGACCGAGGATGTGATGCTTGTGAAGAAGGAGCAGAAGCGGCAGGAGGCGGAAGAAAAGGTTCTAGTGGAGAGCAGCCTGCCTGACATGTCACCAACCctgctgaaggaggaggaagaagagctcGAGGCGgcggcagaggaggaggag gaggaggaggaggaggaggaggaggaagcggagaAAGGCCCAGAGCTGGATGTGATCAAACTCTTCACCCAGGCGTCCAAGGCCCGGCCACTGGCGAGCCTGTACGACCAGCTGAAGGAAAAGCCTGAGGCCCTCACCCTGCTGGCCCCGGCTGCTGGAGACACAATCATCTCCCTGGACTTTAGCTGCCCTG ATTCAGAGATGCAGCTGCTTAAGGACGTCCCTCTCTACAACGATGTCATGCTTCCCTCCTCGAGTGAGAAGCtggctctgcctctctcccccctGCCGCCCAGCGAGCCTCTCAACACCAGAGGAGGATTCAAAAGTGAGAAATCTAAAGCTGAGAGCTATCCTCCAGCTCCGTCCACTACAATAACCTGCCACAGCTCCTCAGAGGTCAGACTCAGTGAACTGCAGTCATTTTACATTATAAACTATAAATGTTTTGCCCATTTATTAATATGCACTGAGACGTTAATGACCTTTGACATCTCTTCTCTTCAGGCTGACAGTCCAATGGACTTCTGTTTCCCCATGGACTCAGATATGAGCTCAGACTTCAAACTCGACTTGGTGGAGAGGCTTTTTGCCATTGACACAGAGCCCAAGACCCCCTTCAACACCCAG GCGATGGAAGACTTGGATCTGGAGATGTTAGCGCCCTACATCCCCATGGATGATGACTTCCAGCTGCGCAGTCTGACCCCAGAAGAGCCTCTGACCTGTGGACAAGTCAAATCCCTCAAGAGTTCTCCAGTCCAAgtcacacaggaagtggacagcTACCCCAGCTCCCCCTTCAGCGCAGTAGGAAGTAGCACAGCTTCCCCGGCACCACTTGGGCCTGTAATCGTTGCTCATCTCGCCACCATCATCGCTAAGAGGTAA
- the LOC117755591 gene encoding hypoxia-inducible factor 1-alpha-like isoform X1, translated as MSALVVHIVESEPVCRKSVADPLPVSRRVSSERRKEKSRDAARSRRGKESEVFYELAQQLPLPHSVSSSLDKASIMRLTISYLRMRKLLTSDEPVAEEETELDIQLNSSYLKALDGFLIVLSEDGDIIYLTENVNKCLGLAQFDLTGHSVFDFTHPCDQDELREMLIHRTGSKKTKESNTERSFFLRMKCTLTSRGRTVNVKSATWKVLHCSGHVRVYDTSTEQTSNGLKEPPVPYLVLICDPVPHPSNIEVPLDTKTFLSRHTMDMKFTYCDERITELMGYDPEDLLNRSVYEYYHALDSDHLTKTHHNLFAKGQVSTGQYRMLAKRGGFVWVETQATVIYNNKNSQPQCVVCLNFVLSGIQEEKLILSLEQTEDVMLVKKEQKRQEAEEKVLVESSLPDMSPTLLKEEEEELEAEEEEEEEEEAAVEEEEEEAAVEEEEEEEEEEAEKGPELDVIKLFTQASKARPLASLYDQLKEKPEALTLLAPAAGDTIISLDFSCPDSEMQLLKDVPLYNDVMLPSSSEKLALPLSPLPPSEPLNTRGGFKSEKSKAESYPPAPSTTITCHSSSEVRLSELQSFYIINYKCFAHLLICTETLMTFDISSLQADSPMDFCFPMDSDMSSDFKLDLVERLFAIDTEPKTPFNTQAMEDLDLEMLAPYIPMDDDFQLRSLTPEEPLTCGQVKSLKSSPVQVTQEVDSYPSSPFSAVGSSTASPAPLGPVIVAHLATIIAKR; from the exons ATGTCCGCTCTCGTGGTGCACATAGTGGAATCAGAACCAGTTTGTCGGAAGTCTGTGGCTGACCCGCTGCCTGTCTCCCGCAGAGTGAGCTCGGAGCGGAGGAAGGAGAAGTCCAGGGATGCGGCGCGAAGCCGGCGCGGGAAGGAGTCGGAGGTGTTCTACGAGCTGGCCCAGCAGCTGCCCCTGCCCCACAGCGTCAGCTCCAGCCTGGACAAGGCCTCCATCATGAGGCTCACCATCAGCTATCTGCGCATGAGGAAGCTTCTCACCTCTG ATGAGCCAGTGgcagaagaggaaacagagctGGATATCCAGCTAAACAGCTCCTACCTTAAGGCTCTAGATGGATTCCTCATTGTGCTGTCTGAAGATGGTGATATCATTTATCTCACTGAGAATGTCAACAAATGCCTCGGGCTGGCACAG TTTGACCTGACTGGACACAGCGTGTTCGACTTCACACATCCCTGTGACCAGGACGAGCTGCGGGAGATGCTCATCCACAGAACAG GCTCCAAAAAGACCAAGGAGTCAAACACAGAGCGCAGCTTCTTCCTCCGAATGAAATGCACTCTGACGAGCAGGGGCCGCACTGTCAACGTCAAGTCAGCTACATGGAAG GTTCTCCACTGCTCAGGTCATGTTCGTGTTTATGACACCAGCACTGAACAGACTTCTAACGGACTCAAGGAGCCACCTGTCCCCTACCTGGTTTTGATCTGTGACCCCgtcccccacccctccaacaTCGAGGTCCCCCTGGACACCAAGACCTTTCTCAGCCGCCACACGATGGACATGAAGTTCACGTATTGTGATGAGAG GATCACTGAGCTCATGGGTTATGATCCAGAGGACCTTTTGAATCGTTCTGTGTACGAGTACTATCACGCTCTGGACTCTGACCATCTCACCAAGACTCACCATAACT TGTTTGCAAAGGGCCAGGTCAGCACAGGACAATACCGGATGTTAGCTAAGAGAGGAGGCTTTGTGTGGGTGGAAACCCAAGCCACTGTCATCTACAACAACAAGAACTCCCAACCACAGTGTGTTGTCTGTCTCAACTTTGTGCTCAG TGGTATCCAGGAGGAGAAACTGATCTTGTCTCTGGAGCAGACCGAGGATGTGATGCTTGTGAAGAAGGAGCAGAAGCGGCAGGAGGCGGAAGAAAAGGTTCTAGTGGAGAGCAGCCTGCCTGACATGTCACCAACCctgctgaaggaggaggaagaagagctcGAG gcggaggaggaggaggaggaggaggaggaggcagcggtggaggaggaggaggaggaggcagcggtggaggaggaggaggaggaggaggaggaggaagcggagaAAGGCCCAGAGCTGGATGTGATCAAACTCTTCACCCAGGCGTCCAAGGCCCGGCCACTGGCGAGCCTGTACGACCAGCTGAAGGAAAAGCCTGAGGCCCTCACCCTGCTGGCCCCGGCTGCTGGAGACACAATCATCTCCCTGGACTTTAGCTGCCCTG ATTCAGAGATGCAGCTGCTTAAGGACGTCCCTCTCTACAACGATGTCATGCTTCCCTCCTCGAGTGAGAAGCtggctctgcctctctcccccctGCCGCCCAGCGAGCCTCTCAACACCAGAGGAGGATTCAAAAGTGAGAAATCTAAAGCTGAGAGCTATCCTCCAGCTCCGTCCACTACAATAACCTGCCACAGCTCCTCAGAGGTCAGACTCAGTGAACTGCAGTCATTTTACATTATAAACTATAAATGTTTTGCCCATTTATTAATATGCACTGAGACGTTAATGACCTTTGACATCTCTTCTCTTCAGGCTGACAGTCCAATGGACTTCTGTTTCCCCATGGACTCAGATATGAGCTCAGACTTCAAACTCGACTTGGTGGAGAGGCTTTTTGCCATTGACACAGAGCCCAAGACCCCCTTCAACACCCAG GCGATGGAAGACTTGGATCTGGAGATGTTAGCGCCCTACATCCCCATGGATGATGACTTCCAGCTGCGCAGTCTGACCCCAGAAGAGCCTCTGACCTGTGGACAAGTCAAATCCCTCAAGAGTTCTCCAGTCCAAgtcacacaggaagtggacagcTACCCCAGCTCCCCCTTCAGCGCAGTAGGAAGTAGCACAGCTTCCCCGGCACCACTTGGGCCTGTAATCGTTGCTCATCTCGCCACCATCATCGCTAAGAGGTAA
- the LOC117755591 gene encoding hypoxia-inducible factor 1-alpha-like isoform X3, translated as MSALVVHIVESEPVCRKSVADPLPVSRRVSSERRKEKSRDAARSRRGKESEVFYELAQQLPLPHSVSSSLDKASIMRLTISYLRMRKLLTSDEPVAEEETELDIQLNSSYLKALDGFLIVLSEDGDIIYLTENVNKCLGLAQFDLTGHSVFDFTHPCDQDELREMLIHRTGSKKTKESNTERSFFLRMKCTLTSRGRTVNVKSATWKVLHCSGHVRVYDTSTEQTSNGLKEPPVPYLVLICDPVPHPSNIEVPLDTKTFLSRHTMDMKFTYCDERITELMGYDPEDLLNRSVYEYYHALDSDHLTKTHHNLFAKGQVSTGQYRMLAKRGGFVWVETQATVIYNNKNSQPQCVVCLNFVLSGIQEEKLILSLEQTEDVMLVKKEQKRQEAEEKVLVESSLPDMSPTLLKEEEEELEAEEEEEEEEEAAVEEEEEEAAVEEEEEEEEEEAEKGPELDVIKLFTQASKARPLASLYDQLKEKPEALTLLAPAAGDTIISLDFSCPDSEMQLLKDVPLYNDVMLPSSSEKLALPLSPLPPSEPLNTRGGFKSEKSKAESYPPAPSTTITCHSSSEADSPMDFCFPMDSDMSSDFKLDLVERLFAIDTEPKTPFNTQAMEDLDLEMLAPYIPMDDDFQLRSLTPEEPLTCGQVKSLKSSPVQVTQEVDSYPSSPFSAVGSSTASPAPLGPVIVAHLATIIAKR; from the exons ATGTCCGCTCTCGTGGTGCACATAGTGGAATCAGAACCAGTTTGTCGGAAGTCTGTGGCTGACCCGCTGCCTGTCTCCCGCAGAGTGAGCTCGGAGCGGAGGAAGGAGAAGTCCAGGGATGCGGCGCGAAGCCGGCGCGGGAAGGAGTCGGAGGTGTTCTACGAGCTGGCCCAGCAGCTGCCCCTGCCCCACAGCGTCAGCTCCAGCCTGGACAAGGCCTCCATCATGAGGCTCACCATCAGCTATCTGCGCATGAGGAAGCTTCTCACCTCTG ATGAGCCAGTGgcagaagaggaaacagagctGGATATCCAGCTAAACAGCTCCTACCTTAAGGCTCTAGATGGATTCCTCATTGTGCTGTCTGAAGATGGTGATATCATTTATCTCACTGAGAATGTCAACAAATGCCTCGGGCTGGCACAG TTTGACCTGACTGGACACAGCGTGTTCGACTTCACACATCCCTGTGACCAGGACGAGCTGCGGGAGATGCTCATCCACAGAACAG GCTCCAAAAAGACCAAGGAGTCAAACACAGAGCGCAGCTTCTTCCTCCGAATGAAATGCACTCTGACGAGCAGGGGCCGCACTGTCAACGTCAAGTCAGCTACATGGAAG GTTCTCCACTGCTCAGGTCATGTTCGTGTTTATGACACCAGCACTGAACAGACTTCTAACGGACTCAAGGAGCCACCTGTCCCCTACCTGGTTTTGATCTGTGACCCCgtcccccacccctccaacaTCGAGGTCCCCCTGGACACCAAGACCTTTCTCAGCCGCCACACGATGGACATGAAGTTCACGTATTGTGATGAGAG GATCACTGAGCTCATGGGTTATGATCCAGAGGACCTTTTGAATCGTTCTGTGTACGAGTACTATCACGCTCTGGACTCTGACCATCTCACCAAGACTCACCATAACT TGTTTGCAAAGGGCCAGGTCAGCACAGGACAATACCGGATGTTAGCTAAGAGAGGAGGCTTTGTGTGGGTGGAAACCCAAGCCACTGTCATCTACAACAACAAGAACTCCCAACCACAGTGTGTTGTCTGTCTCAACTTTGTGCTCAG TGGTATCCAGGAGGAGAAACTGATCTTGTCTCTGGAGCAGACCGAGGATGTGATGCTTGTGAAGAAGGAGCAGAAGCGGCAGGAGGCGGAAGAAAAGGTTCTAGTGGAGAGCAGCCTGCCTGACATGTCACCAACCctgctgaaggaggaggaagaagagctcGAG gcggaggaggaggaggaggaggaggaggaggcagcggtggaggaggaggaggaggaggcagcggtggaggaggaggaggaggaggaggaggaggaagcggagaAAGGCCCAGAGCTGGATGTGATCAAACTCTTCACCCAGGCGTCCAAGGCCCGGCCACTGGCGAGCCTGTACGACCAGCTGAAGGAAAAGCCTGAGGCCCTCACCCTGCTGGCCCCGGCTGCTGGAGACACAATCATCTCCCTGGACTTTAGCTGCCCTG ATTCAGAGATGCAGCTGCTTAAGGACGTCCCTCTCTACAACGATGTCATGCTTCCCTCCTCGAGTGAGAAGCtggctctgcctctctcccccctGCCGCCCAGCGAGCCTCTCAACACCAGAGGAGGATTCAAAAGTGAGAAATCTAAAGCTGAGAGCTATCCTCCAGCTCCGTCCACTACAATAACCTGCCACAGCTCCTCAGAG GCTGACAGTCCAATGGACTTCTGTTTCCCCATGGACTCAGATATGAGCTCAGACTTCAAACTCGACTTGGTGGAGAGGCTTTTTGCCATTGACACAGAGCCCAAGACCCCCTTCAACACCCAG GCGATGGAAGACTTGGATCTGGAGATGTTAGCGCCCTACATCCCCATGGATGATGACTTCCAGCTGCGCAGTCTGACCCCAGAAGAGCCTCTGACCTGTGGACAAGTCAAATCCCTCAAGAGTTCTCCAGTCCAAgtcacacaggaagtggacagcTACCCCAGCTCCCCCTTCAGCGCAGTAGGAAGTAGCACAGCTTCCCCGGCACCACTTGGGCCTGTAATCGTTGCTCATCTCGCCACCATCATCGCTAAGAGGTAA
- the LOC117755593 gene encoding serine protease HTRA2, mitochondrial-like yields the protein MKVTAGISFAIPSDHLRDFLDKAAKRKSSRSGESDTKRRYIGVMMLTLTPSIITELKLRDPSFPDVTHGILIHRVIMGSPANRAGMLPGDVVVEINGVKVNTSEEIYQAVRSSDQITMMVQREDELLRLQMTPESTE from the exons ATGAAGGTCACTGCAGGGATCTCCTTTGCTATTCCATCCGATCACCTCAGAGATTTCCTTGATAAAGCAGCGAAAAGAAAGA GTTCCAGGTCTGGTGAGTCAGACACGAAGCGGCGATACATCGGTGTGATGATGCTGACACTGACCCCGAG CATTATTACTGAGTTGAAGTTAAGAGACCCATCCTTCCCTGACGTGACACATGGCATCCTGATTCACAGAGTCATCATGGGCTCCCCGGCCAACAG AGCGGGCATGCTACCTGGAGATGTGGTGGTGGAGATTAACGGAGTGAAGGTGAACACGTCGGAGGAGATCTACCAGGCCGTACGCAGCAGCGACCAAATCACCATGATGGTGCAGAGAGAAGACGAACTGCTTCGGCTGCAAATGACTCCCGAGTCCACAGAGTGA